One Serinicoccus chungangensis genomic window carries:
- a CDS encoding LLM class flavin-dependent oxidoreductase, with product MQFGIFSVGDITPDPTTGRVPTDGERIAAMTAYALKAEEVGLDVFATGQHHNPPFISSAPTTHLAYIAAQTERLKLSTATTLITTTDPVRIAEDYAFLQHLSGGRVDLMMGRGNTGPVYPWFGKDIRQGVPLAIENYHLLRRLWREEVVDWQGKFRTPLQGFTATPRPLDGTPPFVWHGSIRSTEIAEQAAYYGDGFFHNNIFWNIEHTAQMVGLYRRRFEHYGHGSADQAVVGLGGQAFIAGSEAEAKRTFRPYFDVAPVYGHGPSLEEFSRMTPLTVGTPEMVIERTLGFADAVGDYQRQLFLIDHAGLPQDVVLEQIEILGRDVVPVLRREFEARRPAHVPSDPPTHASMVAQGPDAPHHLVAPARGAAVGAPA from the coding sequence GTGCAGTTCGGGATCTTCAGCGTCGGCGACATCACGCCGGACCCCACGACCGGTCGCGTGCCGACGGACGGCGAGCGGATCGCCGCGATGACGGCCTACGCGCTCAAGGCGGAGGAGGTCGGGCTGGACGTCTTCGCCACGGGGCAGCACCACAACCCGCCGTTCATCTCCTCGGCGCCCACGACCCACCTCGCCTACATCGCCGCCCAGACGGAGCGGCTGAAGCTGTCCACGGCGACGACCCTCATCACCACCACCGACCCGGTGCGCATCGCGGAGGACTACGCCTTCCTGCAGCACCTCTCCGGCGGTCGGGTCGACCTCATGATGGGCCGCGGCAACACCGGCCCGGTCTACCCGTGGTTCGGCAAGGACATCCGCCAGGGCGTGCCGCTGGCCATCGAGAACTACCACCTGCTGCGCCGGCTCTGGCGCGAGGAGGTCGTCGACTGGCAGGGGAAGTTCCGCACCCCGCTGCAGGGCTTCACCGCCACGCCGCGCCCGCTGGACGGCACCCCGCCGTTCGTCTGGCACGGCTCGATCCGGTCCACCGAGATCGCCGAGCAGGCGGCGTACTACGGCGACGGCTTCTTCCACAACAACATCTTCTGGAACATCGAGCACACCGCCCAGATGGTCGGCCTCTACCGTCGCCGCTTCGAGCACTACGGCCACGGGTCGGCCGACCAGGCCGTCGTGGGCCTCGGCGGGCAGGCCTTCATCGCCGGCAGCGAGGCCGAGGCCAAGCGGACCTTCCGCCCCTACTTCGACGTGGCCCCGGTCTACGGCCACGGCCCGAGCCTGGAGGAGTTCAGCCGGATGACCCCGCTGACGGTGGGCACGCCGGAGATGGTCATCGAGCGCACCCTCGGTTTCGCCGACGCGGTCGGTGACTACCAGCGTCAGCTCTTCCTCATCGACCACGCCGGTCTGCCGCAGGACGTCGTCCTGGAGCAGATCGAGATCCTGGGCCGTGACGTCGTGCCGGTGCTGCGCCGCGAGTTCGAGGCGCGCCGTCCCGCGCACGTCCCGAGCGACCCGCCCACCCACGCCTCGATGGTGGCGCAGGGCCCCGACGCCCCGCACCACCTCGTGGCCCCGGCCCGGGGCGCCGCCGTCGGCGCCCCCGCCTGA
- the fucP gene encoding L-fucose:H+ symporter permease: MATVQSEVDQQDAPLVARHLRVPFALLILCFAAWGMAANLTDILVGVFRGIFDMSNLQSSLVQFAYYGAYFLLAIPAAVINSRFGFKAGVLVGLGLAAVGGFLFIPASQMLAYNMFLLALFVLAAGLSILETSANPFVIAMGDEASATQRLNLAQSFNPVGANLGVLMGAVLILPNLTPEESKTIMSEGELLAAQEADLFQVLRPYVFIASVLVLIWLLIAFRKMHLPTEPEAVDLTEGGGGTFARLWSNRHYRFGVVAQFFNVAAQTCTWTFTILYAQDVVGLSQEAAGWWLQASLVIFLVSRFVMTWLLGIFRPARLLLIMALFGAACCLTSMFVLNIVGLVAVVMISAGLSLMFPTIYGMALQGLGPDAKFGSAGLVMAILGGALIPMVHAAVMDVSSSALGYAVPGVCLLVVAAYALFDLRTDRPGPGTPATHEAEARS; encoded by the coding sequence ATGGCGACGGTCCAGTCCGAGGTCGACCAGCAGGACGCCCCGCTGGTGGCCCGCCACCTCCGGGTGCCCTTCGCGCTGCTCATCCTGTGCTTCGCCGCCTGGGGCATGGCGGCCAACCTCACCGACATCCTCGTCGGCGTCTTCCGCGGCATCTTCGACATGTCGAACCTGCAGTCCTCGCTGGTGCAGTTCGCCTACTACGGGGCCTACTTCCTCCTCGCGATCCCGGCGGCCGTCATCAACTCCCGCTTCGGCTTCAAGGCGGGCGTCCTCGTGGGGCTCGGCCTCGCGGCGGTCGGCGGCTTCCTCTTCATCCCGGCCAGCCAGATGCTCGCCTACAACATGTTCCTGCTGGCGCTCTTCGTGCTGGCGGCCGGCCTGTCGATCCTGGAGACCTCGGCCAACCCCTTCGTCATCGCGATGGGCGACGAGGCGAGCGCCACCCAACGGCTCAACCTGGCCCAGTCCTTCAACCCGGTCGGGGCCAACCTCGGCGTGCTCATGGGCGCGGTGCTCATCCTGCCCAACCTCACGCCCGAGGAGAGCAAGACGATCATGAGCGAGGGCGAGCTCCTCGCCGCCCAGGAGGCCGACCTCTTCCAGGTCCTGCGCCCCTACGTCTTCATCGCGAGCGTCCTCGTCCTCATCTGGCTGCTCATCGCGTTCCGGAAGATGCACCTGCCGACCGAGCCGGAGGCGGTGGACCTCACCGAGGGGGGTGGCGGCACCTTCGCCCGGCTGTGGTCGAACCGCCACTACCGCTTCGGCGTGGTCGCGCAGTTCTTCAACGTCGCGGCGCAGACCTGCACGTGGACCTTCACGATCCTCTACGCCCAGGACGTCGTCGGCCTCAGCCAGGAGGCGGCCGGGTGGTGGCTGCAGGCGAGCCTCGTCATCTTCCTCGTCTCCCGCTTCGTCATGACCTGGCTGCTCGGGATCTTCCGTCCCGCGAGGCTGCTGCTCATCATGGCGCTGTTCGGCGCGGCCTGCTGCCTGACCTCGATGTTCGTCCTCAACATCGTCGGGCTGGTCGCCGTCGTCATGATCTCGGCGGGGCTGTCGCTCATGTTCCCCACGATCTACGGCATGGCGCTGCAGGGCCTGGGCCCGGACGCCAAGTTCGGCTCGGCCGGGCTGGTCATGGCCATCCTCGGCGGGGCGCTCATCCCCATGGTGCACGCGGCGGTCATGGACGTCTCCAGCTCGGCGCTGGGGTATGCCGTCCCGGGCGTGTGCCTGCTCGTCGTCGCCGCCTACGCGCTCTTCGACCTGCGCACCGACCGACCCGGACCGGGCACCCCGGCCACCCACGAGGCGGAGGCGCGGTCATGA
- a CDS encoding substrate-binding domain-containing protein: protein MRARRGAHPWVTGVAGTLLLAVLAVLAGCSPGGQEEEVTVGLITKQEENPYWVEMREVAQETADDLDVELLTATGTSDTDVASQEAALDDMVAQGVDGILIAPTDATALDAAISRAQEAGVRVIAVDTPTDPPELVQATFATDNERAGELIGRYAAAQVEQLGLEPRVVMLDMSPTVVSAQERHDGFVEAFAEQVEVTDSTFGQVVDTQGDRDTAAVLMTQLLEDDPDLNVVYTVNEPAALGALAALEDAGADLDEIVLVSVDGGCAAMREGVRPGLIDATAMQYPQNMAREGVRAIARAVREGQEPTGYLDTGTLLVSDAPVEGVESRRVEFGVRTCWGS, encoded by the coding sequence ATGAGGGCGCGGCGGGGCGCACACCCCTGGGTGACCGGTGTCGCGGGCACCCTGCTCCTGGCCGTCCTGGCCGTCCTGGCCGGGTGCTCCCCCGGTGGTCAGGAGGAGGAGGTCACGGTCGGCCTCATCACCAAGCAGGAGGAGAACCCCTACTGGGTCGAGATGCGCGAGGTCGCGCAGGAGACCGCCGACGACCTCGACGTCGAGCTGCTCACCGCGACCGGCACCAGCGACACCGACGTCGCCTCCCAGGAGGCGGCCCTCGACGACATGGTCGCGCAGGGCGTCGACGGGATCCTCATCGCCCCGACCGACGCGACGGCGCTCGACGCCGCCATCTCGCGGGCGCAGGAGGCGGGGGTGCGCGTCATCGCCGTCGACACGCCGACCGACCCCCCGGAGCTGGTGCAGGCCACCTTCGCCACCGACAACGAGCGCGCCGGCGAGCTCATCGGGCGGTATGCCGCGGCGCAGGTCGAGCAGCTGGGGCTCGAGCCGCGCGTGGTGATGCTCGACATGTCGCCGACGGTGGTGTCGGCACAGGAGCGCCACGACGGCTTCGTGGAGGCCTTCGCGGAGCAGGTCGAGGTGACCGACTCGACCTTCGGGCAGGTGGTGGACACCCAGGGAGATCGTGACACCGCCGCGGTGCTCATGACGCAGCTCCTGGAGGACGACCCTGACCTGAACGTCGTCTACACGGTCAACGAGCCGGCGGCCCTGGGCGCCTTGGCCGCGCTGGAGGACGCGGGGGCCGACCTCGACGAGATCGTCCTGGTGTCGGTCGACGGCGGGTGCGCCGCCATGCGCGAGGGCGTGCGTCCTGGCCTCATCGACGCGACGGCGATGCAGTACCCGCAGAACATGGCGCGGGAGGGGGTGCGGGCGATCGCCCGCGCGGTGCGGGAGGGGCAGGAGCCGACCGGCTACCTCGACACCGGGACGCTGCTCGTGAGCGACGCCCCGGTGGAGGGGGTCGAGTCCCGCCGGGTGGAGTTCGGGGTGCGGACCTGCTGGGGGTCCTGA